A single Micromonospora luteifusca DNA region contains:
- a CDS encoding heavy metal translocating P-type ATPase: MTIDERTRAAATPSALKTRTRAGWWWSVPEVRWAGAAAGLFALGLLAQLLGAPAWVWFALYLACYASGGWEPGWAGLQALRERRLDVDLLMVVAAVGAASIGQVLDGALLIVIFATSGALEAIATRRTEDSVRRLLDLAPEHASRLTADGEQTVATADLDVGDVILVRPGERIGADGHVQDGVSEVDQASITGEPLPADKQPGDEVFAGTVNGTGALRVRVARPAADSVVARIVTLVEQASATKARTQLFIEKIEQRYSIAMVTATIALFVIPLLFGAELQATLLRAMTFMIVASPCAVVLATMPPLLSAIANAGRHGVLVKSAVVMEQLGATTRVAFDKTGTLTEGRPQLSTIRPLSGAGIDEQELLALAASAEDPSEHPLARAIVAAARDRHLTLRPALLFTSAPGFGITADIDGRTVQIGNPHRLLDIEALTTDRQTWQRARDAVATLEHDGETVVLVLTDNRPLGVLGLTDRLRPQARSTVAALTTRMAAPPMLLTGDNATAAARIAAETGISEVHAELLPEQKVDHVRAQTTAGHRLLLIGDGVNDAPALAAAHTGIAMGRSGADLTVATADAVIVRDDLSTIPAVIGLSRHARRLVTANLIIAATFIVALAGWDLLGHLPLPLGVAGHEGSTVIVGLNGLRLLRNAAWRNAHPH; this comes from the coding sequence GTGACGATCGACGAACGCACCCGGGCGGCCGCAACGCCGTCGGCGCTGAAGACACGAACGCGAGCTGGTTGGTGGTGGTCCGTTCCGGAGGTCCGCTGGGCTGGCGCAGCGGCAGGCCTGTTCGCCCTTGGCCTGCTCGCGCAGCTGCTCGGCGCACCGGCCTGGGTGTGGTTTGCGCTCTACCTCGCCTGCTACGCCAGCGGCGGTTGGGAACCCGGCTGGGCCGGGCTGCAAGCGCTGCGCGAGCGCCGCCTGGATGTTGATCTGCTGATGGTCGTCGCGGCGGTCGGGGCGGCCTCGATCGGCCAGGTCCTCGACGGGGCGCTGCTCATCGTCATCTTCGCCACCTCCGGCGCATTGGAGGCAATCGCGACCCGCCGCACCGAGGACTCCGTGCGGCGGCTGCTCGACCTCGCCCCTGAGCACGCCAGCCGGCTCACCGCCGACGGCGAGCAGACCGTCGCGACCGCCGATCTGGACGTCGGGGACGTGATCCTGGTCCGGCCCGGTGAACGGATCGGCGCCGACGGCCACGTCCAAGATGGCGTCAGCGAGGTCGACCAGGCCAGCATCACCGGCGAGCCGCTGCCAGCGGACAAACAACCGGGGGACGAGGTGTTCGCCGGCACCGTCAACGGCACCGGCGCCCTGCGCGTCCGGGTCGCCCGACCCGCCGCCGACAGCGTCGTCGCCCGCATCGTCACGCTGGTCGAGCAGGCCAGCGCCACGAAAGCCCGCACCCAGCTGTTCATCGAGAAGATCGAACAGCGCTACTCGATCGCCATGGTCACCGCAACGATCGCCCTGTTCGTCATCCCGCTGCTGTTCGGTGCGGAGTTGCAGGCGACCCTGTTGCGCGCCATGACCTTCATGATCGTGGCGTCACCCTGCGCCGTGGTCCTGGCGACCATGCCACCGCTGCTGTCGGCGATCGCCAACGCCGGCCGCCACGGAGTCCTGGTCAAGTCGGCCGTTGTGATGGAGCAACTCGGTGCCACCACCCGCGTCGCCTTCGACAAGACCGGCACCCTCACCGAAGGCCGACCCCAGCTGAGCACCATCCGGCCCCTGAGCGGCGCAGGCATCGACGAACAGGAGCTCCTCGCTCTGGCAGCCTCCGCCGAAGACCCGTCCGAGCACCCCCTCGCGCGCGCCATCGTCGCCGCCGCACGCGACCGCCACCTGACACTGCGACCCGCCCTCTTGTTCACGTCCGCACCCGGCTTCGGCATCACCGCCGACATCGACGGCCGCACCGTCCAGATCGGCAACCCACACCGCCTGCTCGACATCGAAGCGCTAACCACAGACCGGCAGACCTGGCAGCGCGCACGCGACGCCGTTGCCACACTCGAGCACGACGGCGAAACCGTGGTACTAGTCCTCACCGACAACCGACCCCTCGGAGTTCTCGGCCTCACCGACCGGCTGCGCCCGCAAGCGCGATCCACCGTCGCTGCGCTAACTACCCGTATGGCAGCCCCACCGATGCTGCTGACTGGCGACAACGCCACCGCAGCCGCCCGCATCGCCGCCGAGACCGGCATCAGCGAAGTCCACGCCGAACTGCTGCCGGAGCAGAAGGTCGACCACGTCCGCGCACAGACCACCGCCGGGCACCGGCTGCTGCTGATCGGCGACGGCGTCAACGACGCGCCCGCGCTCGCCGCCGCCCACACCGGCATCGCCATGGGCCGCTCCGGCGCCGACCTGACCGTCGCCACCGCCGACGCCGTCATCGTCCGCGACGACCTGAGCACCATTCCAGCGGTCATCGGCCTCTCCCGGCACGCCCGCCGCCTGGTCACCGCCAACCTGATCATCGCTGCCACGTTCATCGTCGCCCTGGCCGGCTGGGACCTCCTCGGCCATCTCCCGCTGCCGCTCGGCGTCGCCGGCCACGAAGGCTCCACCGTCATCGTCGGACTCAACGGCCTACGCCTACTCCGCAACGCCGCATGGCGCAACGCGCACCCCCACTAA
- a CDS encoding MFS transporter — MSESTPAATLPTQATRTPDPRRWRILGLVGVAQLMLILDVTVVAIALPHMGADLDLRRETLTWVISGYTLAFGGLLLLGGRAADLFGPRRLILTGLLLFAAASLTAGLATSGPMLLTGRVAQGLAAAMLSPAALSLIVTIFDGDERNRALGIWSALGGSGAALGVLLGGLLTAGPGWAWIFIINVPVGVVLLFTLRSHLPAQRASAPHARLDVVGAALVTTATATLIYALIRAGERGWATWSTALLLLVSALVYTAFVARQRLAASPLMDVRLLARRPVATGSLLILVATALMIMMFFLGTFALQQHYGYGALTTGLLFLPSALSTMLGAQVAGRVIGRTGARTVAVAGLTVAAAGLAVPAIWTGAVPMVAGMAVAAAGTGSLFVVSAATALGQVAAHEAGLASGIVSTFHEFGASVGAAVVSSVAAVSIAGTGTGGLSRGFTTAAIVAIVTAVAALAITPSPRSR, encoded by the coding sequence GTGTCCGAGTCCACGCCCGCAGCCACCCTTCCGACCCAAGCGACCCGCACCCCGGATCCCCGACGCTGGCGCATCCTCGGGTTGGTGGGCGTCGCGCAGCTCATGCTCATCCTCGACGTCACCGTCGTCGCGATCGCCCTGCCACACATGGGCGCAGACCTTGACCTGCGGCGGGAAACCCTCACCTGGGTGATCAGCGGCTACACCCTCGCGTTCGGTGGACTGCTGCTGCTCGGCGGTCGCGCCGCCGACCTGTTCGGTCCCCGCCGGCTCATCCTGACCGGTCTGCTGCTGTTCGCGGCCGCCTCCTTGACCGCCGGACTGGCTACCTCCGGGCCCATGCTTCTCACCGGCCGAGTGGCCCAGGGACTGGCCGCCGCCATGCTGTCCCCGGCGGCGCTCTCGCTCATCGTCACCATTTTCGACGGCGACGAGCGCAACCGGGCGCTGGGCATCTGGTCCGCGTTGGGCGGCAGCGGCGCCGCACTCGGCGTCCTGCTCGGCGGGCTCCTCACCGCCGGACCGGGCTGGGCGTGGATCTTTATCATCAACGTCCCCGTCGGAGTGGTGCTGCTGTTCACGCTGCGCTCGCACCTACCAGCGCAGCGCGCATCCGCCCCGCACGCCAGGCTCGACGTTGTCGGTGCCGCCCTGGTCACGACCGCGACCGCGACCTTGATCTACGCGTTGATCAGGGCGGGAGAACGCGGCTGGGCCACCTGGAGCACCGCGCTCCTGCTCCTGGTCTCGGCGCTTGTCTACACCGCCTTCGTCGCCCGTCAGCGCCTCGCCGCCAGCCCACTGATGGACGTACGGCTCCTGGCCCGCAGGCCCGTGGCGACCGGCAGCCTGCTGATCCTCGTCGCCACCGCACTCATGATCATGATGTTCTTCCTCGGCACGTTCGCGCTGCAGCAGCACTACGGCTACGGCGCACTGACCACCGGCCTGCTCTTCCTCCCCAGCGCGCTGTCCACCATGCTCGGCGCACAGGTGGCCGGACGCGTCATCGGCCGCACCGGAGCCCGCACCGTGGCGGTGGCCGGGCTGACCGTTGCTGCCGCCGGCCTGGCCGTTCCGGCGATCTGGACCGGAGCCGTCCCCATGGTGGCCGGTATGGCAGTCGCGGCTGCCGGTACGGGATCGCTTTTCGTGGTGTCGGCTGCCACCGCGTTGGGACAGGTCGCGGCCCACGAAGCAGGGCTGGCCTCGGGGATCGTCAGCACGTTCCACGAATTCGGGGCTTCCGTCGGCGCAGCCGTCGTCTCGAGCGTGGCCGCCGTCAGCATCGCCGGCACCGGCACCGGCGGCTTATCGCGTGGCTTCACCACCGCCGCGATCGTCGCCATCGTGACCGCCGTGGCCGCGCTGGCCATCACCCCGAGTCCCCGCTCCCGGTGA
- a CDS encoding DUF305 domain-containing protein, with product MTPPAARTGLAAATGVDFDRQLLTMMIAHHRGTISMARNEISNGANTDAKALAQQNVDDQQAEIDTMNRILTRL from the coding sequence ATGACACCGCCAGCAGCGCGAACCGGACTCGCCGCCGCGACCGGCGTGGACTTCGACCGGCAGCTCCTCACGATGATGATCGCCCACCACCGGGGCACCATCAGCATGGCCAGAAACGAGATCAGCAACGGCGCCAACACCGACGCCAAAGCCCTCGCCCAGCAGAACGTCGACGACCAGCAGGCCGAGATCGACACCATGAACAGGATCCTCACCCGCCTCTGA
- a CDS encoding TetR/AcrR family transcriptional regulator: MPHSAATPARRADARQNAEKIVQAAVACLGRNSQASMNDIAQEAGVGRVTLYGHFPSREALIEAALVRLLAQGDEVLETVELGGDPRDGLRALMESGWLLIAQASSLLQAAEAALSPGRVQELHAKPEQRVHGLIRRGQAEGVFRADIAADLLSSVLHHILHGAAGDVAAGRLDPADAPRVVAEMALAVCALPDAGRMSGGVTGRCVGPPSYRGDECEDVGGPGR; encoded by the coding sequence ATGCCCCACTCCGCTGCCACGCCGGCCCGCCGGGCGGACGCACGGCAGAACGCCGAGAAGATCGTGCAAGCAGCCGTCGCCTGCCTCGGGCGCAACTCGCAGGCGAGCATGAACGACATCGCTCAGGAGGCCGGAGTCGGCAGGGTGACCCTGTATGGACACTTCCCATCCAGAGAGGCGCTCATCGAAGCAGCGTTGGTTCGACTGTTGGCCCAAGGCGACGAGGTGTTGGAGACCGTCGAACTCGGTGGTGACCCCCGCGACGGGCTGCGGGCGCTCATGGAGTCAGGATGGTTGCTGATCGCCCAGGCGTCGTCGCTCCTGCAGGCGGCGGAGGCGGCCCTGTCGCCGGGCCGGGTGCAGGAGCTGCACGCCAAACCGGAGCAACGGGTTCATGGCCTGATCCGTCGCGGTCAGGCCGAAGGCGTGTTCCGGGCCGACATCGCCGCCGACCTGCTGTCCAGCGTCCTGCACCACATCCTGCACGGGGCGGCAGGTGACGTCGCAGCCGGACGGCTCGATCCGGCGGACGCGCCGCGTGTCGTTGCCGAAATGGCCCTAGCCGTTTGCGCGCTTCCGGACGCCGGCCGGATGAGCGGTGGCGTGACAGGTAGGTGTGTGGGTCCGCCGTCGTACCGCGGCGACGAGTGCGAAGACGTGGGCGGACCGGGCCGGTAA